GCTGGATTCGCGAACCTTGCCCGCAACGACCGAGCCGTCGACGCCTGCGTTCTCGGCGATCTGGCGCAGCGGTGCCTCGAGGGCCTTGCGCACGATCGAGATACCGACAGTCTGGTCGTTGTTCTCGCCGGTCATGCCGTCGAGGATCTTGCCAGCCTGTACGAGAGCGACACCGCCGCCAACGACGATACCTTCCTGAACCGCAGCGCGCGTCGCATTCAGCGCGTCATCGACGCGGTCCTTGCGCTCTTTCACTTCGGTTTCGGTCATGCCACCGACGCGGATGACGGCAACACCGCCGGCCAGCTTGGCCACACGCTCTTGCAGCTTCTCTTTGTCGTAGTCGCTGGTGGTCTCTTCGATCTGGTTGCGGATCTGAGCAACGCGTGCCTCGATCTCGGCCTTCTGGCCTGCACCGTCGACGATGGTCGTCTCGTCCTTGGTGATGGTGACCTTCTTGGCGGTGCCCAGCATGTCCATGGTGACGGACTCAAGCTTCATGCCCAGATCTTCGCTGATGACCTGACCACCGGTCAGGATCGCGATGTCCTGCAGCATGGCCTTGCGGCGATCACCGAAGCCGGGTGCCTTGACCGCTGCGATCTTGAGACCGCCGCGCAGCTTGTTGACGACGAGGGTCGCCAGCGCTTCGCCTTCGACATCTTCTGCGATGATCAGCAGGGGCTTCTGGCTCTGGATGACCTGCTCGAGCAGCGGAACCATCGGCTGAAGCGACGACAGTTTCTTCTCGTGCAGCAGGATCATGCAGTCTTCGAGATCCGCGACCATCTTGTCGGAGTTGGTCACGAAATAGGGGCTGAGGTAGCCACGGTCGAACTGCATGCCTTCGACGACATCGGTCTCGGTCTCGAGGCCCTTGTTCTCTTCGACGGTGATGACACCCTCGTTGCCGACCTTCTGCATCGCGTCCGCGATCTGCTGGCCGATTTCCTTTTCGCCGTTGGCGGAAATGGTGCCGACCTGCGCGACTTCGGCGCTGTCGGAGACGTCACGGGCTGCCTTGCGGATCTGCTCGACGACCTTGGCAGTCGCCATGTCGATGCCGCGCTTGAGGTCCATCGGGTTCATGCCCGCTGCGACCGACTTCATGCCTTCCTTGACGATGGCCTGGGCCAGAACCGTCGCGGTGGTGGTGCCGTCGCCGGCCTCGTCATTGGTGCGGCTGGCCACTTCTTTGACCATCTGCGCGCCCATGTTCTCGAACTTGTCTTCCAGCTCGATCTCTTTGGCGACGGAGACACCGTCCTTGGTGATGCGCGGTGCGCCGAACGACTTGTCGAGGACCACGTTGCGGCCTTTGGGGCCCAGCGTGACCTTGACCGCGTCGGCCAGGATGTTCACGCCTTTGAGCATTTTATTGCGGGCGTCTGTGCTGAATTTGACGTCTTTAGCTGACATGTGTCAATTTCCTTTATGTGAGTGAAAAGGGATCAATGTGCGCCTTGCCACATTGGCCGGCGCGGCATTGCGCGATATCAGGCCATCTTGCCCAGAATATCGCTCTCCTTCATGATCAGCAGCTCTTCGCCGTCGATCGTGATCTCGGTGCCGGACCACTTGCCGAAGAGGATGCGGTCGCCGGCCTTGACGGCCATCTCGATCAGCTCGCCATTGTCCTTGCGCGCGCCATCGCCAACCGAAACGATTTCGCCTTCGCTGGGCTTTTCCTTGGCGCTGTCGGGAATGATCAGGCCGCCCTTGGTTTTCTCTTCGCCTTCAACGCGGCGAACGAGGACGCGGTCATGCAGCGGTTTAAATGCCATCTCTGAGGCTCCTTAGCTCAAAGTTACGTTTTCACGGCTCGGGTTCGAGCCGTTAGCACTCACTCTAGGAGAGTGCTAACGGAGAGGTAGGTAGGCAGGAGCGCGGCGTCTGTCAACGTCCGAGTGAGACAAAAAATCACGCGAGCGTGAATACGGCGGGAGAGCGCCGACCAATCCGCGCCAGATGTGCGGGCAAAGTGGCGAAAGGCGTTAACCTTTCATTAACTTTTCGTCCTGCGGGAGCTGAATTGTCGGCAAATCCGGCGCCACCGAACAGCCTGCGAGCCGAAGGTAACGCTCTGAACGAGCTGGGGCTTGCCGCGATTTTCTGCACGCTCCTCGCCGGGGGCGAACCCGAGGCCACGCATGGCTATTCGGCGAGCGTCGCCTACCGCGAGATGGGCACCGATTTCCTG
This portion of the Roseovarius nanhaiticus genome encodes:
- a CDS encoding co-chaperone GroES, producing the protein MAFKPLHDRVLVRRVEGEEKTKGGLIIPDSAKEKPSEGEIVSVGDGARKDNGELIEMAVKAGDRILFGKWSGTEITIDGEELLIMKESDILGKMA
- the groL gene encoding chaperonin GroEL (60 kDa chaperone family; promotes refolding of misfolded polypeptides especially under stressful conditions; forms two stacked rings of heptamers to form a barrel-shaped 14mer; ends can be capped by GroES; misfolded proteins enter the barrel where they are refolded when GroES binds); this encodes MSAKDVKFSTDARNKMLKGVNILADAVKVTLGPKGRNVVLDKSFGAPRITKDGVSVAKEIELEDKFENMGAQMVKEVASRTNDEAGDGTTTATVLAQAIVKEGMKSVAAGMNPMDLKRGIDMATAKVVEQIRKAARDVSDSAEVAQVGTISANGEKEIGQQIADAMQKVGNEGVITVEENKGLETETDVVEGMQFDRGYLSPYFVTNSDKMVADLEDCMILLHEKKLSSLQPMVPLLEQVIQSQKPLLIIAEDVEGEALATLVVNKLRGGLKIAAVKAPGFGDRRKAMLQDIAILTGGQVISEDLGMKLESVTMDMLGTAKKVTITKDETTIVDGAGQKAEIEARVAQIRNQIEETTSDYDKEKLQERVAKLAGGVAVIRVGGMTETEVKERKDRVDDALNATRAAVQEGIVVGGGVALVQAGKILDGMTGENNDQTVGISIVRKALEAPLRQIAENAGVDGSVVAGKVRESSDAKFGFNAQTEEYGDMFKFGVIDPAKVVRHALQDASSIAGLLITTEAMVADRPQKDGGGAGGGMPDMGGMGGMM